One region of bacterium genomic DNA includes:
- the purN gene encoding phosphoribosylglycinamide formyltransferase, with product MPHHARYDTKPVSLAVLLSGAGTTLQNLIDRIQAGSLPAEIAVVVSSRPDAYGVVRAKETGIPVEIVNRKDFKDPIDFAEAVSARLQKHDIDLIVLAGYNHLIKLGTRPRIPAINIHPALIPAFCGKGYYGDRVHKAVLDHGVRFTGVTVHFVDEEYDHGPIILQEPVEVRQDDTVETLRSRVHSVEQRLYPMAIKLFAEGRLKVQDRKVIILPREDTG from the coding sequence ATGCCTCACCACGCTCGTTACGACACCAAGCCTGTCTCGCTTGCCGTGCTGCTCTCCGGCGCGGGAACGACCCTACAAAACCTCATCGACAGGATACAGGCTGGCAGTCTGCCGGCTGAAATCGCGGTAGTGGTCTCCAGCAGGCCAGACGCTTATGGTGTGGTTCGGGCAAAGGAGACAGGCATCCCCGTTGAGATAGTCAATCGCAAGGACTTCAAAGACCCAATCGACTTCGCCGAAGCGGTCAGCGCACGACTACAGAAGCACGACATAGACCTGATAGTCCTCGCGGGATACAATCACCTGATCAAGCTGGGAACACGGCCGCGGATTCCGGCGATCAACATCCATCCAGCGCTCATCCCGGCTTTCTGCGGCAAGGGCTATTACGGTGACCGTGTGCACAAGGCGGTCTTGGACCACGGCGTTCGGTTCACAGGCGTTACGGTGCATTTCGTCGATGAGGAATACGATCACGGTCCCATCATACTTCAGGAGCCAGTCGAGGTCCGGCAGGACGATACCGTTGAGACCCTTAGATCGCGTGTCCATAGCGTCGAGCAGAGGCTATATCCGATGGCGATCAAGCTCTTTGCCGAGGGCCGGCTCAAGGTCCAAGACCGCAAGGTCATCATCCTGCCCCGGGAAGATACGGGATAG